One Entomomonas asaccharolytica DNA segment encodes these proteins:
- a CDS encoding DMT family transporter, with translation MRKSADFFMFQVMLILCVTWGLQQIAIKLVVGDITTIVQASLRSGIAAFLVAIVLVIKGGWQPSWQGTSRAGMVVGLLFASEFLFIALGLQYTSASHMAVFLYTAPIFSALGLNFFVASERLKPLQWLGITVCFIGVVVAFGGSISFNEMNTTILLGDLFGLLAGIAWGATTVVVRSTKLSEAPASLTLFYQLFIAFISLLLIALATGQFATFNLTAISVSSLLFQGVIVSFVSYLVWFWLLRQYLANNLAVFSFMTPMFGVTFGVLILGEKLTINFIIGAMLILLGILLVSGEAALTRFIKRLN, from the coding sequence ATGCGTAAATCTGCTGATTTTTTTATGTTTCAAGTAATGCTAATACTCTGTGTTACGTGGGGGTTACAACAAATCGCTATTAAACTAGTGGTGGGAGATATTACCACTATTGTACAAGCTAGCCTACGTTCAGGTATCGCTGCTTTTTTAGTAGCTATTGTATTAGTTATTAAAGGAGGTTGGCAGCCCTCATGGCAAGGTACTTCTAGAGCAGGTATGGTTGTAGGACTATTATTTGCCAGTGAATTCTTATTTATAGCCCTTGGTTTACAATACACCTCTGCCTCACATATGGCAGTATTTCTTTATACAGCGCCTATTTTCTCTGCATTAGGTTTGAACTTTTTTGTTGCCAGCGAACGCTTAAAACCTTTGCAATGGCTTGGTATTACTGTCTGTTTTATTGGCGTAGTAGTGGCTTTTGGTGGTAGCATTTCCTTTAATGAAATGAATACTACTATATTATTAGGCGACTTATTTGGATTACTTGCAGGTATTGCATGGGGAGCGACTACTGTAGTAGTGCGCTCAACTAAACTCTCTGAAGCACCAGCCAGTTTAACTTTATTTTATCAACTATTTATTGCCTTTATTTCACTACTACTTATTGCATTGGCAACAGGGCAATTTGCTACCTTTAATTTGACTGCTATATCAGTGAGTAGTTTATTGTTCCAAGGCGTTATTGTTTCTTTTGTTAGCTACTTAGTCTGGTTCTGGTTATTACGCCAATACCTAGCAAATAATTTAGCAGTCTTCTCTTTTATGACCCCCATGTTTGGTGTAACCTTTGGCGTATTAATACTGGGCGAAAAGCTTACAATTAACTTTATTATAGGCGCAATGCTTATTTTACTAGGTATCCTTCTAGTAAGTGGCGAAGCAGCGTTAACACGCTTTATCAAACGTTTAAACTAA
- the mnmC gene encoding bifunctional tRNA (5-methylaminomethyl-2-thiouridine)(34)-methyltransferase MnmD/FAD-dependent 5-carboxymethylaminomethyl-2-thiouridine(34) oxidoreductase MnmC encodes MTKTTYANLTWDEQGQPVSTEFDDIYFSKTSGLDETYYVFLKHNNLLERFRNLTNNQCFVIGETGFGSGLNFLSAWQLFEETAPYQARLHFISVEKYPLTKKDLQQALSLWDDLADYSKELINQYIAIHEGYQNFVFANSRVVLTLLVGDVHEQLPNLNAKVDAWFLDGFSPAKNPQMWTDNLFKQLARLSKPATSLATFTSAGFVRRGLQQVGFVIEKDKGFANKREMLYGYFQGIVETRPNRRNITPPWYNRLTETHFDNRTAIVIGAGVAGAASAASLAVRGWQVTVLERNHDIALEGSGNAQGILYLKLSAHQTLQSRLLIEGFGYTRRLLEYLTNQGKLIKGEDWQDCGVLQLAFDDKEQKRQQQLAAAFSSSLLYPVDQQQANQLAGLTVNNNGLFFPEGCWVKPRKLCQALLDHPNIKVLCNQNVVSLDYQATDWRVLNDENILATADIVVLAGAADTKQFTMTNQLPIKAIRGQTTELPMTNCSQALSTIVCSDGYISPARDSKHCLGATFNFHATDLVLSVKEHQENIQTLKKISLDLADRLHVDQLDINNLAGRAAYRCTATDYLPLVGPVANKDTFLKDYQVLIKDSKKIPDIPCQWIRGLFLNIAHGSRGLITAPLCGEILASWIENEPFPIEQDLMEACHPNRFYLRELKYFRRNQE; translated from the coding sequence ATGACTAAAACAACCTATGCTAACTTAACTTGGGATGAACAAGGTCAACCTGTTTCAACTGAGTTTGATGATATCTACTTTTCTAAAACATCTGGTTTAGATGAAACATATTATGTATTTCTAAAACATAATAATTTATTAGAACGTTTTAGAAACTTAACAAATAATCAGTGTTTTGTTATTGGTGAAACTGGTTTTGGTTCTGGGTTAAATTTTTTATCTGCTTGGCAATTATTTGAAGAAACAGCACCTTATCAGGCTCGATTGCATTTTATTAGTGTTGAAAAATATCCTTTAACTAAAAAAGATTTACAACAAGCATTAAGTTTATGGGATGATTTGGCTGACTACAGTAAAGAGTTAATCAACCAATATATTGCCATTCATGAAGGTTATCAAAATTTTGTTTTTGCAAATAGCAGAGTAGTATTAACCTTATTGGTAGGTGATGTACATGAACAATTACCTAACTTAAATGCTAAAGTAGACGCATGGTTTTTAGATGGTTTTTCTCCTGCAAAAAATCCACAAATGTGGACAGATAATTTATTTAAACAGTTAGCTCGGTTATCTAAACCAGCTACATCCTTAGCTACTTTTACCAGTGCTGGTTTTGTGCGTAGAGGTCTACAGCAAGTAGGCTTTGTGATTGAAAAAGATAAAGGATTCGCTAATAAACGAGAAATGCTTTATGGCTATTTTCAAGGAATAGTAGAGACTAGACCTAACCGTCGTAATATAACACCACCTTGGTATAATCGTCTTACTGAAACTCATTTTGATAATCGAACGGCTATTGTTATTGGCGCTGGCGTGGCTGGCGCTGCATCAGCCGCTAGTTTGGCTGTTAGAGGTTGGCAGGTTACTGTACTAGAGCGTAATCATGATATTGCTTTAGAAGGATCAGGTAATGCGCAGGGAATACTCTATTTAAAATTATCAGCTCATCAAACATTGCAGTCTCGTTTGTTAATAGAGGGCTTTGGTTATACCAGACGTCTACTTGAATATTTAACCAATCAAGGTAAGTTAATTAAGGGAGAAGATTGGCAAGATTGTGGTGTATTACAGTTAGCCTTTGATGATAAAGAGCAAAAACGCCAACAACAATTAGCAGCAGCTTTTTCATCTTCATTGTTATATCCAGTGGATCAACAACAAGCAAATCAGTTAGCAGGCTTAACGGTTAATAATAATGGCTTATTTTTTCCAGAGGGTTGTTGGGTTAAGCCACGTAAGCTATGCCAAGCCTTATTAGACCACCCAAATATTAAAGTGTTGTGTAATCAAAATGTTGTATCGTTGGATTATCAAGCAACAGATTGGCGTGTTTTAAATGATGAAAATATTTTAGCAACTGCTGATATTGTTGTTTTAGCAGGGGCGGCTGATACTAAGCAATTTACAATGACTAATCAGTTGCCTATTAAAGCGATTCGAGGACAAACTACAGAATTACCTATGACGAATTGTAGTCAAGCATTATCAACGATAGTATGCAGTGATGGTTATATTTCTCCAGCTAGAGATAGTAAACATTGTTTAGGTGCTACCTTTAATTTTCATGCTACAGATTTAGTGTTAAGTGTTAAAGAACATCAAGAGAATATTCAAACACTAAAAAAAATCTCTTTGGATTTAGCTGATCGATTACATGTAGATCAGTTAGATATAAATAACTTAGCAGGACGAGCAGCTTATCGTTGCACTGCTACCGACTATTTGCCTTTAGTTGGACCTGTTGCAAATAAAGATACTTTCTTAAAAGACTATCAAGTTTTAATTAAAGATTCTAAAAAGATACCTGATATTCCTTGCCAGTGGATTAGAGGATTATTTTTAAATATAGCACATGGTTCTAGGGGGTTAATAACAGCCCCCTTATGTGGTGAAATATTAGCGAGTTGGATAGAAAATGAACCTTTTCCTATAGAGCAGGATTTAATGGAAGCATGTCATCCTAATCGATTTTATCTAAGAGAACTTAAGTATTTTAGACGTAATCAAGAATGA
- the glnA gene encoding glutamate--ammonia ligase produces MSKAVQLIKEHNVKWVDLRFTDTKGKQQHVTIPAHVVDEDFFESGQMFDGSSIAGWKGIEASDMILMPDDSTAVIDPFTTDPTLILVCDIIEPSTMQGYERDPRGIARRAEEYLKSTGIGDTVFVGPEPEFFIFDEVKYKSDISGSMFKIYSEQGSWNTDSDFEDGNRGHRPGVKGGYFPVPPVDHDHEIRTAMCNALEEMGLEVEVHHHEVATAGQNEIGVKFNTLVNKADEVQTLKYVIHNVADIYGKTATFMPKPLYGDNGSGMHVHMSIAKDGKNTFAGDGYAGLSDTALYFIGGIIKHGKALNGFTNPSTNSYKRLVPGFEAPVMLAYSARNRSASIRIPYVNNPRGRRIEARFPDPAANPYLAFAALLMAGLDGIQNKIHPGDAADKNLYDLPPEESKAIPQVCGSLKEALDALDADRAFLTKGGVFTDEFIDAFIELKSAEEIKVRTFVHPLEYDLYYSV; encoded by the coding sequence ATGTCAAAAGCGGTACAACTAATTAAAGAACATAATGTAAAGTGGGTTGATTTGCGTTTTACAGATACTAAGGGTAAACAGCAACACGTTACTATTCCAGCTCATGTTGTTGATGAGGACTTTTTTGAGTCTGGACAAATGTTTGATGGTTCATCTATTGCAGGTTGGAAAGGAATTGAAGCTTCTGACATGATTTTAATGCCAGATGATAGTACCGCAGTAATTGATCCATTTACTACTGATCCTACTCTTATTTTAGTTTGCGATATTATTGAACCTTCTACAATGCAAGGTTATGAACGTGATCCACGTGGTATCGCTAGACGTGCAGAAGAATACTTAAAATCAACAGGTATTGGTGATACAGTTTTTGTTGGTCCAGAGCCAGAGTTCTTTATTTTTGATGAAGTGAAATACAAATCTGATATTTCTGGTTCAATGTTTAAAATCTATTCTGAACAAGGTTCTTGGAATACAGATTCTGATTTTGAAGATGGTAACAGAGGTCACCGTCCAGGTGTAAAAGGTGGTTATTTTCCAGTGCCTCCTGTTGATCACGACCATGAAATCCGAACAGCGATGTGTAATGCCTTAGAAGAAATGGGTTTAGAAGTTGAAGTTCATCACCATGAGGTGGCGACAGCAGGCCAAAACGAAATTGGTGTTAAATTTAATACCCTCGTTAATAAAGCAGATGAAGTACAAACTTTAAAATATGTAATCCATAATGTAGCCGATATTTATGGTAAAACAGCTACCTTTATGCCTAAGCCTTTATATGGTGATAATGGTTCAGGTATGCATGTTCATATGTCTATTGCTAAAGACGGTAAAAACACTTTTGCTGGTGATGGCTATGCAGGTCTTTCTGATACTGCTTTATACTTTATTGGTGGTATCATTAAACATGGTAAAGCATTAAATGGTTTCACTAACCCATCTACTAACTCATATAAGCGTTTAGTACCTGGTTTTGAAGCGCCTGTAATGCTTGCTTACTCAGCCCGTAATCGTTCAGCTTCTATTCGTATTCCCTATGTGAATAATCCTAGAGGCCGTCGTATTGAAGCACGTTTCCCAGATCCAGCAGCTAACCCCTATTTAGCATTTGCAGCATTATTAATGGCTGGTTTAGATGGTATTCAAAATAAAATCCACCCTGGTGATGCGGCAGATAAAAACTTGTATGACTTACCACCAGAAGAGTCAAAAGCAATTCCACAAGTGTGTGGTAGTTTAAAAGAAGCATTAGATGCATTAGATGCTGATCGTGCTTTTTTAACAAAAGGTGGTGTATTCACAGATGAGTTTATTGATGCATTTATTGAACTAAAATCTGCTGAAGAAATCAAAGTAAGAACATTCGTACATCCATTGGAGTACGATTTATACTACAGCGTTTAA
- the nfi gene encoding deoxyribonuclease V (cleaves DNA at apurinic or apyrimidinic sites) encodes MILHQWTKNPQEAIAIQKQLASQIERTDRLPATINYIAGVDIGFEQQNDTTFTRAVIVVLEYPSLKVVDYALHREVTRMPYIPGLLSFREVPAAIAAFQQLKQQPDLIMVDGQGIAHPRHLGVASHLGLWLDKPTIGVAKKRLCGKYQTVPEHKGSWTPLEDKGETIGAVLRSKDNINPLFISIGHRVCLNTAISWVTNCLTKYKLPEPTRQADRLASRRVVEERIFKEWNIE; translated from the coding sequence ATGATATTACATCAATGGACAAAAAATCCTCAAGAAGCAATTGCTATACAAAAACAACTAGCTTCACAAATAGAAAGAACAGATCGACTGCCTGCAACTATTAACTATATTGCAGGCGTAGATATAGGGTTTGAGCAACAAAATGACACCACTTTTACCCGTGCTGTTATCGTAGTATTAGAATACCCCTCACTTAAAGTTGTGGATTATGCTCTACACCGCGAAGTAACCAGAATGCCCTATATACCTGGATTATTATCTTTTAGAGAAGTGCCTGCAGCTATTGCTGCTTTTCAACAACTTAAACAACAACCCGATTTAATTATGGTAGATGGACAAGGTATTGCTCACCCTCGTCATTTAGGAGTAGCCTCTCACCTAGGGTTATGGTTAGATAAACCTACCATCGGCGTAGCTAAAAAAAGACTCTGTGGAAAATATCAAACTGTACCTGAACACAAAGGAAGCTGGACGCCATTAGAAGATAAAGGAGAAACAATTGGTGCTGTATTACGTTCAAAAGATAATATTAACCCACTGTTTATCTCTATAGGGCACCGTGTTTGCTTAAATACTGCGATTAGTTGGGTAACTAATTGCTTAACAAAATACAAACTTCCTGAACCCACTAGACAAGCAGATCGTTTAGCCTCACGACGAGTAGTAGAAGAACGTATCTTTAAAGAATGGAATATAGAATAG
- a CDS encoding FAD-binding oxidoreductase, whose protein sequence is MRDNVLSLTVVTAEGKVIRTASRAKKSAAGYDLTAIFVGSEGTLGIITEVTVKLHVQPEGVSAAICSFPSVQDAVQCVFSTIQMGIPIARVEIMDTAAVKAVNQYSQLSLQESPVLLFEFHGTPAGVEEQAIMVQEIAKESGGLDFCWATQTEDRNKLWTARHNAFFASMQLKPSCRGVSTDVCVPISRLAESIDITIQELAKSTIPYTIVGHVGDGNYHVILLIDPHNPDEIAEMERINHGIVQRAIAMDGTCTGEHRVGVHKMAFLVEEHGEDALDMMRALKRAFDPKNIFNPGKIVSLRNP, encoded by the coding sequence ATGCGTGATAATGTGCTTTCTTTAACAGTAGTTACGGCTGAAGGTAAAGTAATACGTACTGCTAGCCGCGCTAAAAAGTCTGCGGCAGGTTATGATTTAACTGCTATCTTTGTTGGTAGTGAAGGGACTTTGGGTATTATTACAGAGGTAACGGTGAAATTGCATGTGCAACCTGAGGGGGTATCTGCCGCTATTTGTAGTTTTCCCTCAGTACAAGATGCTGTGCAGTGCGTATTTAGCACTATTCAAATGGGCATTCCGATTGCTCGTGTAGAAATTATGGATACTGCTGCGGTTAAAGCAGTTAATCAATATAGTCAACTTTCTTTACAGGAGTCCCCTGTACTATTGTTTGAGTTTCATGGTACACCAGCAGGTGTTGAAGAGCAGGCCATTATGGTACAAGAAATAGCCAAAGAAAGTGGTGGTTTGGATTTTTGTTGGGCAACTCAAACTGAAGACCGTAATAAATTATGGACTGCTCGACATAATGCCTTTTTTGCTTCTATGCAATTAAAACCTAGTTGTCGTGGAGTAAGTACAGATGTTTGTGTGCCTATCTCTAGGTTGGCGGAGAGTATTGATATCACTATTCAGGAATTAGCTAAGTCGACTATTCCTTACACTATTGTTGGGCATGTGGGAGACGGTAATTACCATGTTATTCTACTAATTGATCCACATAATCCAGATGAAATTGCGGAGATGGAGCGTATTAATCACGGTATAGTGCAACGTGCTATAGCAATGGATGGAACTTGTACTGGTGAGCATAGGGTAGGCGTGCATAAAATGGCTTTCTTAGTAGAAGAACATGGTGAGGATGCTTTGGATATGATGCGTGCATTAAAACGGGCTTTTGATCCAAAAAATATCTTTAATCCAGGAAAAATAGTGAGTTTAAGAAATCCATAA